In Alteromonas macleodii, the sequence TGGGTAAGTTGTGCTGCTTATGCCGAAAACTTTCTCTGACTAATCGCTTTAACCGATTTCTATCGTGAGCTTTACGAATACGTTTTTTAGCAAGCGTAATACCCAAACGAGGATTAGAGAGTGTATTTTTTCGAGCTAGAACAGTAAAAGAGGGGGATACAGCAGGGATTGCGTCATCAAACACATAGGTAAAGTGGGTGGGAGTTAACAGACGCAACTCCCTTGAAAAATTATTCTCACCCACTTTTGGCGTCTTTCTAATTAAGCAGAAAGACGAGCGCGGCCTTTTGCACGGCGA encodes:
- the rnpA gene encoding ribonuclease P protein component produces the protein MGENNFSRELRLLTPTHFTYVFDDAIPAVSPSFTVLARKNTLSNPRLGITLAKKRIRKAHDRNRLKRLVRESFRHKQHNLPNVDIIVIGKSGADNLSNQEVFATLDKLWKKLNKRCGNS